The Mercurialis annua linkage group LG2, ddMerAnnu1.2, whole genome shotgun sequence genome contains a region encoding:
- the LOC126669371 gene encoding uncharacterized protein LOC126669371: protein MAGKVVPAQPVTSFEYELLEDDDPDHFRTVVASSNQSTPWIDPAKLKLRHRIGRGPFGDVWLATHHESTQDYDEFHEVAVKMLHPVKEDCMRVLLDKFRNLFRESREVEGVCLIHGISVINGKICIVMKFYEGSIGDKMANLKGGKLSLADVLRYGIQLAQGISEMHAKELLVLNLKPSNFLLNETDHAVLGDVGIPYLLLGIPLPSSDLSRKLGTPNYMAPEQWQPEVRGPLSVETDSWGFACSIIEMLTGVQPWRGSGVEEIYDAVVRKQEKPHIPEGLPSPVENILRSCFDYDFRNRPLMRDILRVFKSSQNAVYGDGGWTGYGSIILDKPGIAGYSEWFLLKDHLQVGDTVRSRKPPNFRKSENMDVPEAIVVGLEGDADQNAFVLVRVHGIHDPLRVSVPSLERVTFGLAAGDWVRLKDDDKKHSPVGILHSINRDGTAVVAFIGMETFWKGNSSELQMAKSYFVGEFVRLKVNVVSSRFDWPRKRQGAWATGKIWQILPNGCLLVKFPGRITFRDEHSTFLADPAEVEEVSFTTSLGMVKKYQHLEDLHWAVRPLLIALGLFTAMRIGFFAGKKMGKSKGKKQQTTIVQNDGQHTDSLSSSSSGNQAWFPPSVANILGAAR, encoded by the exons ATGGCTGGAAAAGTTGTTCCTGCTCAGCCTGTTACCTCTTTTGAGTATGAACTTCTTGAAGATGATGATCCTGACCACTTTAGAACTGTTGTAGCTTCATCAAATCAGTCAACTCCTTGGATTGACCCTGCAAAATTGAAGCTTAGACACCGAATCGGGCGGGGTCCTTTCGGTGATGTTTGGTTAGCTACTCATCATGAATCAACTCAAGATTATGATGAGTTTCATGAAGTTGCTGTTAAGATGTTGCATCCTGTCAAGGAGGATTGTATGAGGGTTTTGTTGGATAAGTTTCGGAATTTGTTTCGAGAGTCTAGAGAGGTCGAAGGTGTGTGTTTGATTCATGGAATTTCTGTTATCAATGGGAAG ATTTGCATCGTTATGAAGTTTTATGAGGGATCCATTGGCGATAAAATGGCTAATCTCAAAGGAGGGAAGCTGTCGCTGGCTGATGTGTTGAG GTACGGGATTCAATTAGCACAGGGAATTTCGGAAATGCATGCAAAAGAACTCCTTGTTCTGAACCTTAAACCTTCGAACTTTCTTCTTAATGAAACTGACCATGCAGTTTTAGGAGATGTTGGCATCCCATACTTACTACTTGGAATCCCACTGCCAAGTTCAGATTTGTCTCGCAAGCTAGGAACCCCTAACTACATGGCTCCAGAACAATGGCAACCAGAAGTAAGAGGCCCATTATCTGTAGAAACCGACTCATGGGGATTTGCGTGCAGCATTATAGAGATGTTGACAGGCGTTCAGCCTTGGCGTGGAAGCGGAGTTGAAGAAATATATGATGCAGTGGTTAGAAAACAAGAGAAACCGCACATTCCAGAAGGTCTACCTTCTCCAGTGGAAAATATTCTCCGCAGTTGCTTTGATTATGACTTCAGGAATCGACCCTTAATGAGAGACATTTTACGCGTGTTTAAAAG TTCACAGAATGCAGTTTATGGCGATGGAGGCTGGACCGGATATGGGAGCATAATCTTAGACAAACCAGGTATCGCAGGTTACTCGGAGTGGTTTCTTTTGAAGGATCATCTGCAAGTTGGTGATACGGTCCGCTCCAGAAAGCCACCTAATTTTCGCAAGTCTGAAAATATGGATGTTCCAGAAGCCATAGTGGTGGGATTAGAAGGTGATGCAGATCAAAATGCTTTTGTTTTGGTGAGGGTCCATGGTATTCATGACCCGTTAAGGGTTTCAGTACCCTCTTTGGAACGAGTCACTTTTGGCTTGGCGGCGGGGGATTGGGTACGTTTGAAGGACGACGATAAAAAGCACTCACCTGTGGGTATTCTTCATTCGATTAACCGTGACGGAACTGCAGTAGTGGCATTCATAGGAATGGAAACTTTTTGGAAAGGGAATTCCTCAGAGCTTCAAATGGCGAAATCTTATTTTGTGGGTGAATTTGTGAGGTTGAAAGTTAATGTTGTCAGCTCGCGATTTGACTGGCCTCGCAAACGACAAGGGGCTTGGGCTACTGGGAAGATTTGGCAGATTCTGCCAAACGGCTGCCTTCTTGTCAAGTTCCCTGGCAGGATAACTTTCCGGGACGAACATAGTACGTTCTTAGCCGATCCAGCTGAAGTAGAAGAGGTTTCGTTTACTACTTCCCTCGGAATGGTTAAAAAGTATCAACATCTTGAGGATTTACATTGGGCTGTGAGACCACTTCTGATAGCTTTAGGTCTTTTTACTGCCATGAGAATAGGTTTTTTCGCAGGGAAGAAAATGGGCAAATCCAAAGGGAAGAAACAACAGACTACCATAGTGCAAAACGACGGCCAACATACCGATAGCCTAAGTAGCAGTAGTAGCGGTAACCAAGCTTGGTTTCCACCATCGGTGGCAAACATCCTCGGTGCTGCCCGGTAG
- the LOC126668042 gene encoding PX domain-containing protein EREL1 isoform X2, producing MDGIPFGLMIRGRDGVIVLLYLLGLFFLSREIQILSWVQVGLQSPQGITTTRGVLRRFNDFLKLFADLKRTYPKKSLPPAPPKGLLRLKSRALLEERRFSLEEWMTKLLSDIDLSRSMAVASFLELEASARSAFQDVNHQSSEATPAAESTTSLKLPSHSTSSLVAGSSTVTSDYGSDTAYETSEVGTPRNEPFEIGIDDPTLDGDMTNPIEKLVKYGMSNIDEGLLMGQTILEQLEGLPRHKSHAIHVNNVVGKDINNGNSSRLSFLASNGMELFSEPEPGKVYGHARKISSDSVGSDGSSLRGSEISNFGFPNSSGDGSLDLPGGADISCMTRISRNTELNFTGDTQILLPLDQRPKMNRFLSTMQQRLLSAKTDMEDLIARLDQEIAVKDYLTTKVKDLEAELETTKQKNKENMQQAILIERERLTQMQWDMEELRRKSLEMELKLKSKEDDNTSKEIKLESTDLGKDVALKELEATKNQLESFSKQYTELEAKSKADIKFLAKEFKTLKSSQAVLKEELSLSLREKSEVERILQEEREIRMREKSAQKKLLDDCWDLCNRLKECNLKLSNDEEDEFIVESSFADAVDLLSTSDDQVSLLFAEAQRLFEDENTAASDDDMRELQKMLADIFTDNIKLRKRVNSVLRYALCTGNMSRNSDEASS from the exons ATGGACGGGATACCATTTGGCCTCATGATCCGAGGGCGGGATGGAGTTATTGTGTTACTATACCTTCTTGGGTTGTTCTTCCTAAGTCGAGAGATTCAGATCCTGTCGTG GGTTCAGGTTGGTTTGCAATCACCCCAAGGGATTACAACTACACGAGGAGTGTTGAGAAGATTTAATGATTTTTTGAAGTTATTTGCTGAT CTTAAAAGAACATATCCCAAGAAAAGTCTTCCACCGGCGCCGCCTAAGGGACTACTACGTCTGAAAAGCAGGGCTCTTTTGGAAGAG AGAAGGTTCTCTTTGGAGGAGTGGATGACAAAGCTGCTATCTGATATTGACTTATCACGAAGCATGGCGGTGGCATCTTTTCTTGAACTAGAAGCTTCTGCGAGGTCTG caTTTCAGGATGTAAACCATCAGTCATCAGAGGCAACTCCTGCTGCTGAGAGTACAACTTCACTTAAGTTGCCTTCACATTCAACTTCTTCTCTGGTTGCTGGTAGTTCCACAGTCACATCAGATTATGGCAGCGATACTGCATATGAAACTTCAGAAGTGGGTACACCAAGGAATGAACCCTTTGAAATCGGAATAGATGATCCGACGTTGGATGGAGATATGACAAATCCCATAGAAAAGCTTGTGAAGTATGGCATGTCCAACATTGATGAGGGTCTGCTCATGGGACAGACTATTCTTGAGCAGCTTGAAGGCTTACCAAGGCACAAATCGCATGCCATACATGTGAATAATGTTGTAGGGAAGGATATAAACAATGGAAATTCTTCCAGATTATCATTTCTTGCTAGCAATGGCATGGAACTTTTCTCTGAGCCAGAGCCTGGCAAGGTTTATGGTCATGCTCGAAAAATATCTAGTGATAGTGTTGGAAGTGATGGAAGTTCTCTAAGAGGCAGCGAAATATCAAACTTTGGCTTTCCAAATTCATCTGGTGATGGGTCTCTTGACCTTCCTGGCGGTGCTGACATTTCATGTATGACAAGAATTTCCAGAAATACAGAGTTGAATTTCACAGGTGATACACAAATACTCCTCCCGTTGGATCAGCGTCCTAAAATGAACAGGTTCCTATCAACAATGCAGCAGCGATTACTCTCAGCAAAAACAGATATGGAGGACCTCATTGCAAGATTAGATCAAGAAATAGCCGTTAAAGATTATCTTACGACAAAG GTTAAAGATTTGGAGGCAGAACTTGAAACTACCaaacagaaaaataaagaaaacatgCAGCAAGCTATTTTGATTGAGAGGGAAAGACTTACGCAAATGCAGTGGGATATGGAGGAGTTGAGGCGTAAATCATTGGAAATGGAGTTGAAATTGAAGTCTAAAGAG GATGACAATACAAGTAAAGAAATTAAATTGGAATCTACCGATTTGGGGAAAGACGTGGCATTGAAGGAGTTGGAAGCTACCAAGAACCAGCTTGAGAGTTTTTCTAAACAGTACACAGAGCTAGAAGCAAAGTCAAAAGCAGATATCAAATTTCTTGCTAAAGAGTTCAAAACCCTCAAAAGTTCCCAGGCAGTACTGAAGGAGGAACTTAGTCTATCACTAAGAGAGAAATCTGAAGTTGAG AGAATTCTTCAAGAGGAAAGAGAAATAAGAATGCGAGAGAAAAGTGCTCAAAAGAAGCTGCTAGATGATTGCTGGGATCTTTGCAACCGGCTTAAGGAGTGCAATCTTAAGCTGTCTAATGACGAGGAGGATGAATTTATTGTGGAATCCTCCTTTGCAGATGCTGTAGATTTATTATCTACATCCGACGATCAAGTTAGCCTTCTATTTGCGGAG GCGCAAAGACTATTTGAAGATGAGAATACTGCTGCATCTGATGATGATATGCGGGAACTGCAGAAGATGCTGGCGGATATATTCACTGATAATATAAAGCTAAGAAAACGGGTGAATTCTGTCCTGCGTTATGCTCTATGTACCGGCAATATGTCTAGGAATAGTGATGAGGCTTCTTCGTAA
- the LOC126668042 gene encoding PX domain-containing protein EREL1 isoform X1 — protein MQRRSPPKHRHDGTSPLPLGMDWSSPPRKWNGRDTIWPHDPRAGWSYCVTIPSWVVLPKSRDSDPVVFYRVQVGLQSPQGITTTRGVLRRFNDFLKLFADLKRTYPKKSLPPAPPKGLLRLKSRALLEERRFSLEEWMTKLLSDIDLSRSMAVASFLELEASARSAFQDVNHQSSEATPAAESTTSLKLPSHSTSSLVAGSSTVTSDYGSDTAYETSEVGTPRNEPFEIGIDDPTLDGDMTNPIEKLVKYGMSNIDEGLLMGQTILEQLEGLPRHKSHAIHVNNVVGKDINNGNSSRLSFLASNGMELFSEPEPGKVYGHARKISSDSVGSDGSSLRGSEISNFGFPNSSGDGSLDLPGGADISCMTRISRNTELNFTGDTQILLPLDQRPKMNRFLSTMQQRLLSAKTDMEDLIARLDQEIAVKDYLTTKVKDLEAELETTKQKNKENMQQAILIERERLTQMQWDMEELRRKSLEMELKLKSKEDDNTSKEIKLESTDLGKDVALKELEATKNQLESFSKQYTELEAKSKADIKFLAKEFKTLKSSQAVLKEELSLSLREKSEVERILQEEREIRMREKSAQKKLLDDCWDLCNRLKECNLKLSNDEEDEFIVESSFADAVDLLSTSDDQVSLLFAEAQRLFEDENTAASDDDMRELQKMLADIFTDNIKLRKRVNSVLRYALCTGNMSRNSDEASS, from the exons ATGCAGAGACGGAGTCCACCTAAGCATAGACACGACGGTACTTCTCCGTTGCCGTTAGGCATGGATTGGAGCTCTCCGCCTCGAAAATGG AATGGACGGGATACCATTTGGCCTCATGATCCGAGGGCGGGATGGAGTTATTGTGTTACTATACCTTCTTGGGTTGTTCTTCCTAAGTCGAGAGATTCAGATCCTGTCGTG TTTTACAGGGTTCAGGTTGGTTTGCAATCACCCCAAGGGATTACAACTACACGAGGAGTGTTGAGAAGATTTAATGATTTTTTGAAGTTATTTGCTGAT CTTAAAAGAACATATCCCAAGAAAAGTCTTCCACCGGCGCCGCCTAAGGGACTACTACGTCTGAAAAGCAGGGCTCTTTTGGAAGAG AGAAGGTTCTCTTTGGAGGAGTGGATGACAAAGCTGCTATCTGATATTGACTTATCACGAAGCATGGCGGTGGCATCTTTTCTTGAACTAGAAGCTTCTGCGAGGTCTG caTTTCAGGATGTAAACCATCAGTCATCAGAGGCAACTCCTGCTGCTGAGAGTACAACTTCACTTAAGTTGCCTTCACATTCAACTTCTTCTCTGGTTGCTGGTAGTTCCACAGTCACATCAGATTATGGCAGCGATACTGCATATGAAACTTCAGAAGTGGGTACACCAAGGAATGAACCCTTTGAAATCGGAATAGATGATCCGACGTTGGATGGAGATATGACAAATCCCATAGAAAAGCTTGTGAAGTATGGCATGTCCAACATTGATGAGGGTCTGCTCATGGGACAGACTATTCTTGAGCAGCTTGAAGGCTTACCAAGGCACAAATCGCATGCCATACATGTGAATAATGTTGTAGGGAAGGATATAAACAATGGAAATTCTTCCAGATTATCATTTCTTGCTAGCAATGGCATGGAACTTTTCTCTGAGCCAGAGCCTGGCAAGGTTTATGGTCATGCTCGAAAAATATCTAGTGATAGTGTTGGAAGTGATGGAAGTTCTCTAAGAGGCAGCGAAATATCAAACTTTGGCTTTCCAAATTCATCTGGTGATGGGTCTCTTGACCTTCCTGGCGGTGCTGACATTTCATGTATGACAAGAATTTCCAGAAATACAGAGTTGAATTTCACAGGTGATACACAAATACTCCTCCCGTTGGATCAGCGTCCTAAAATGAACAGGTTCCTATCAACAATGCAGCAGCGATTACTCTCAGCAAAAACAGATATGGAGGACCTCATTGCAAGATTAGATCAAGAAATAGCCGTTAAAGATTATCTTACGACAAAG GTTAAAGATTTGGAGGCAGAACTTGAAACTACCaaacagaaaaataaagaaaacatgCAGCAAGCTATTTTGATTGAGAGGGAAAGACTTACGCAAATGCAGTGGGATATGGAGGAGTTGAGGCGTAAATCATTGGAAATGGAGTTGAAATTGAAGTCTAAAGAG GATGACAATACAAGTAAAGAAATTAAATTGGAATCTACCGATTTGGGGAAAGACGTGGCATTGAAGGAGTTGGAAGCTACCAAGAACCAGCTTGAGAGTTTTTCTAAACAGTACACAGAGCTAGAAGCAAAGTCAAAAGCAGATATCAAATTTCTTGCTAAAGAGTTCAAAACCCTCAAAAGTTCCCAGGCAGTACTGAAGGAGGAACTTAGTCTATCACTAAGAGAGAAATCTGAAGTTGAG AGAATTCTTCAAGAGGAAAGAGAAATAAGAATGCGAGAGAAAAGTGCTCAAAAGAAGCTGCTAGATGATTGCTGGGATCTTTGCAACCGGCTTAAGGAGTGCAATCTTAAGCTGTCTAATGACGAGGAGGATGAATTTATTGTGGAATCCTCCTTTGCAGATGCTGTAGATTTATTATCTACATCCGACGATCAAGTTAGCCTTCTATTTGCGGAG GCGCAAAGACTATTTGAAGATGAGAATACTGCTGCATCTGATGATGATATGCGGGAACTGCAGAAGATGCTGGCGGATATATTCACTGATAATATAAAGCTAAGAAAACGGGTGAATTCTGTCCTGCGTTATGCTCTATGTACCGGCAATATGTCTAGGAATAGTGATGAGGCTTCTTCGTAA
- the LOC126669650 gene encoding uncharacterized protein LOC126669650 yields the protein MGFSAAVRSYLPPKLCSPKFNLRQKRVGCITLSKSRISSLKSVLKNSSIDDNGAAEPARILLERLFSQTQKLEEQMGTSGSHSHLTADAHPGFNLEILESDLLAVLNALRKKEEDLQDAEKQVLSEHTDLNRAKEKLELREKEIADAYSKHENLEGEIKLANHKLASQARQIEDLRLQLKERETAIFAANSALSLKEYELNRMKTELISKSEGAEKIDAELKCKSQLLEEANQVVKKQETELRELENVVREKEEELKVLMNLRKLDEEKLKVADAKLEKQTMEWLIAQKALKKLADETVNQIAETNETTEDFRRVKKLLVDVRSELISSQKVLASSRKRMQEQDQLLKTQLAELEEERNSVISYMTSLQDAQIEVESERVKLRVAEARNKELERDLSTEKEFTEDLHVELKKEKSILKEAMEEISSLHQDMERKNTEFEQIRSLIQDKESELVEARFELRDLKSAQVSLRLLLDEKDMQLISAKKKLEEVNEEVAELKMLLSSKEDQLIQATNMLKEKEEHVQIMQDELNETKSKISEAETVVQRIVELTDKLVVSIKDEDYTALTPLNRATDDFRLQKEQLETELKLTREELRMKETEVSAFQKALTTKDEELKAILGKLDMRETELKNLKDERDEDANNDLKKLYALSQESIGQKSVGDLITEKLQLEAARLEVEAATTALHKLVEMSQQFVNKASMSIEADADMVMLLQNELDHGKNMFENKCLNEVKTEVARLSALTEQLVEEAGVSVGSNRSDS from the exons ATGGGGTTTTCAGCTGCTGTTCGCTCCTATCTTCCTCCCAAG TTGTGTTCGCCAAAGTTCAACTTGAGGCAAAAAAGAGTGGGTTGTATAACACTTTCAAAATCAAGAATATCTTCACTTAAATCAGTCTTAAAGAATTCGAGTATCGATGACAATGGGGCAGCTGAACCTGCAAGAATTCTTCTTGAAAGATTATTTTCACAGACACAGAAACTTGAAGAACAAATGGGAACATCAGGTTCACATTCACACCTTACCGCTGACGCTCATCCCGGCTTTAATCTCGAAATCTTGGAATCTGATCTTCTTGCTGTTTTGAATGCGTTGAGAAAGAAGGAAGAAGATCTTCAAGATGCAGAAAAACAAGTTTTATCGGAGCATACTGATTTAAATCGTGCCAAGGAGAAGTTGGAGCTACGAGAGAAAGAAATTGCTGATGCTTATTCCAAGCATGAAAATCTAGAAGGCGAGATTAAACTCGCGAATCATAAGTTAGCTTCTCAAGCTAGACAAATAGAAGATTTGAGGCTTCAACTTAAAGAGCGAGAGACGGCTATTTTTGCTGCGAATTCAGCATTATCCTTGAAGGAATATGAGTTGAACAGAATGAAAACCGAGTTGATCAGTAAGAGCGAGGGAGCTGAGAAAATTGATGCTGAACTGAAATGCAAATCTCAACTCTTGGAGGAAGCTAACCAAGTTGTGAAGAAACAAGAAACTGAACTTCGAGAACTTGAAAATGTTGTCCGTGAGAAAGAAGAAGAGCTGAAAGTTCTTATGAATCTGAGGAAACTCGATGAAGAGAAGTTGAAAGTTGCAGATGCTAAATTGGAGAAGCAGACAATGGAATGGTTAATAGCACAGAAAGCACTGAAGAAGTTGGCAGATGAAACAGTTAATCAAATAGCAGAAACTAATGAAACTACGGAGGATTTCAGAAGAGTTAAAAAGCTATTAGTTGATGTGAGGTCCGAGTTGATTTCTTCACAGAAAGTTCTGGCATCTTCTAGAAAGCGAATGCAAGAACAGGACCAATTACTGAAAACACAATTGGCGGAACTCGAAGAAGAGAGGAATAGTGTAATTTCTTACATGACCAGTTTGCAAGATGCCCAAATAGAAGTTGAGAGTGAGAGGGTAAAACTTAGGGTTGCAGAGGCTCGAAACAAGGAGCTTGAACGAGACTTATCTACGGAAAAGGAGTTTACAGAAGATTTACACGTGGAGTTGAAAAAggaaaaatctattttaaagGAAGCAATGGAAGAGATTTCTTCTCTACATCAGGACATGGAGAGGAAAAATACAGAATTTGAGCAAATTCGTAGTCTTATTCAGGATAAAGAGTCGGAGTTAGTGGAGGCTAGATTCGAACTTCGGGATTTGAAATCTGCTCAAGTTTCGCTTCGTCTTCTGTTAGATGAGAAAGATATGCAACTGATTAGCGCAAAGAAAAAGTTGGAAGAAGTAAACGAGGAAGTTGCAGAGCTAAAAATGCTTTTGAGCAGTAAGGAAGACCAGCTAATTCAAGCAACAAACATGCTAAAGGAAAAAGAGGAGCATGTTCAGATAATGCAAGATGAATTGAATGAAACGAAGTCGAAAATATCCGAAGCTGAAACTGTAGTTCAACGGATAGTAGAGCTTACTGACAAACTCGTCGTCTCAATTAAGGATGAAGATTATACTGCACTTACGCCATTAAACAGGGCAACAGATGATTTTAGGCTGCAGAAGGAACAGCTTGAAACTGAGCTCAAGCTCACTCGAGAAGAGTTAAGAATGAAAGAGACGGAAGTTTCAGCTTTTCAGAAAGCTCTTACGACAAAAGACGAGGAGCTCAAAGCAATTCTTGGGAAATTAGATATGAGAGAAACAGAGCTTAAAAATCTTAAGGATGAAAGAGATGAAGATGCTAATAACGATCTGAAGAAGCTTTATGCTTTGTCTCAAGAAAGTATCGGTCAGAAAAGCGTCGGTGATCTGATTACTGAAAAGCTTCAGCTCGAGGCAGCTCGACTTGAAGTTGAAGCAGCAACCACTGCTTTACATAAACTTGTAGAGATGAGCCAACAATTTGTAAATAAAGCTAGCATGAGCATTGAAGCTGATGCTGATATGGTTATGCTCTTGCAAAATGAGTTAGATCATGGGAAAAACATGTTTGAGAACAAGTGTCTGAATGAGGTTAAGACCGAAGTGGCTCGATTGTCCGCTTTGACAGAGCAGCTAGTGGAAGAAGCCGGAGTTTCTGTTGGCTCAAATCGTTCGGATTCTTAA
- the LOC126668043 gene encoding adenine phosphoribosyltransferase 5-like — protein MFAAENGLKGDRRLQGISEAIRVVPHFPKPGIMFQDITTLLLDHKAFKDTIDIFVDRYKNMGISVVAGVEARGFMFGPAIALAIGAKFVPLRKPKKLPGEVISEQYDLEYGTDCLEMHVGAVHAGERALIIDDLIATGGTLSAAIKLLERMEAEVIECACVIGLPELKGKRRLSKPLYILVEPREIDDCYQEVCV, from the exons atgtttgctGCAGAAAATGGACTGAAGGGTGATCGAAGGCTTCAGGGCATATCTGAAGCTATTAGGGTTGTGCCTCACTTCCCCAAACCAG GTATAATGTTTCAAGATATAACAACGTTGTTGCTGGATCACAAGGCTTTTAAGGATACAATTGACATATTTGTTGATCGTTACAAAAATATGGGTATTTCTGTTGTTGCAG GAGTTGAAGCTAGGGGATTCATGTTTGGGCCAGCAATCGCCTTAGCCATTGGAGCAAAGTTCGTTCCATTAAGAAAGCCTAAAAAACTGCCAG GTGAAGTAATCTCAGAACAGTACGACCTGGAATACGGAACGGATTGCCTCGAAATGCATGTCGGTGCTGTTCATGCCGGAGAGCGAGCATTGATTATTGATGATTTGATAGCAACAGGAGGGACCCTTTCAGCAGCAATAAAACTACTCG AGCGCATGGAAGCTGAAGTCATCGAATGTGCATGTGTTATTGGATTGCCTGAGCTCAAG GGGAAGCGCAGACTTAGTAAACCGCTTTACATCCTTGTCGAGCCACGTGAAATCGATGATTGTTATCAAG AAGTGTGCGTGTGA